The DNA sequence ACTTCGCCGGGTCCTTGCCGAAGTCGAACGTGCCGCCGTCGACCAGGACGCCGGCCACCGTGGTGCCGTGCCCGCCGAGGTACTTCGTCGCGGAGTGCACGACGACGTCGGCGCCGTGCTCGATCGGGCGCACCAGGTACGGCGTCGGCACCGTGTTGTCGACGACGAGCGGGACCCCGGCCTCGTGCGCGACGTCGGCGACGCCCCGGATGTCGAGGACGTTGCTGCCCGGGTTGGCCAGCGTCTCGGCGAAGAACAGCTTCGTGTTCGGCCGGACGGCGGCGCGCCACTGCTCCAGGTCGTCCTGGTCGTCGATGAAGGTGACCTCGACGCCGAGCTTCGGCAGCGTGTAGTGGAAGAGGTTGTAGGTGCCGCCGTAGAGCGACGGGCTCGAAACGAAGTGGTCGCCCGCGCCCGCGAGGTTGAGGATCGCCGCCGTGGTCGCGGCCGAGCCGGACGCGAACGCCAGCGCCGCGACGCCGCCCTCGAGCGCCGCGAGCCGCTGCTCCAGGACGTCCTGGGTCGGGTTCATGATCCGCGTGTAGATGTTGCCGGGCTCGGCGAGGCTGAACAGGTCGGCGCCGTGCTGGCTGTCGCGGAAGACGTACGACGTCGTCTGGTAGATCGGGGTCGCCCGCGCACCCGTCGCCGGGTCCGGCGCGGCGCCCGCGTGGATCTGCTTGGTCTCGAAGGACCACGCCGAGGTGTCGTCCGCGCTCATCGGTTTCTCCTTGCGGCTCAAGGGCTTCATGGGGCTGCCAGGCCGAAGCTACTTGGGCCGAACGGAGCACCCAACCGTTCCCACGTCCTGGGAGTACCACGGACTTGGCAA is a window from the Amycolatopsis sp. cg9 genome containing:
- a CDS encoding bifunctional o-acetylhomoserine/o-acetylserine sulfhydrylase; translated protein: MSADDTSAWSFETKQIHAGAAPDPATGARATPIYQTTSYVFRDSQHGADLFSLAEPGNIYTRIMNPTQDVLEQRLAALEGGVAALAFASGSAATTAAILNLAGAGDHFVSSPSLYGGTYNLFHYTLPKLGVEVTFIDDQDDLEQWRAAVRPNTKLFFAETLANPGSNVLDIRGVADVAHEAGVPLVVDNTVPTPYLVRPIEHGADVVVHSATKYLGGHGTTVAGVLVDGGTFDFGKDPAKFPGFTEPDPSYHGLKYWEALGPGAYAAKARVQILRDTGAAISPLNSFLILQGIETLSLRLERHVSNAQALAEWLEQRDEVEKVYYAGLPSSPFYSAAQKYLPRGAGAVLSFDLRGGVEAGRKFVDGTELHSQLVNIGDVRSLIVHPASTTHSQLSPAEQLSSGVTPGLVRLAVGLEGLEDLKADLEAGFRAAKAEL